A genomic region of Sciurus carolinensis chromosome 7, mSciCar1.2, whole genome shotgun sequence contains the following coding sequences:
- the Vps52 gene encoding vacuolar protein sorting-associated protein 52 homolog, which translates to MAAAATMAAAARELVLRAGTLDMEEEEGPLGGGPGLQETLQLGELDITSDEFILDEVDVHIQANLEDELVKEALKTGVDLRHYSKQVELELQQIEQKSIRDYIQESENIASLHNQITACDAVLERMEQMLGAFQSDLSSISSEIRILQEQSGAMNIRLRNRQAVRGKLGELVDGLVVPSALVTAILEAPVTEPRFLEQLQELDAKAAAVREQEARGTAACADVRGVLDRLRVKAVTKIREFILQKIYSFRKPMTNYQIPQTALLKYRFFYQFLLGNERATAKEIRDEYVETLSKIYLSYYRSYLGRLMKVQYEEVAEKDDLMGVEDTAKKGFFSKPSLRSRNTIFTLGTRGSVISPTELEAPILVPHTAQRGEQRYPFEALFRSQHYALLDNSCREYLFICEFFVVSGPAAHDLFHAVMGRTLSMTLKHLESYLADCYDAIAVFLCIHIVLRFRNIAAKRDVPALDRYWEQVLALLWPRFELILEMNVQSVRSTDPQRLGGLDTRPHYITRRYAEFSSALVSINQTIPNERTMQLLGQLQVEVENFVLRVAAEFSSRKEQLVFLINNYDMMLGVLMERAADDSKEVESFQQLLNARTQEFIEELLSPPFGGLVAFVKEAEALIERGQAERLRGEEARVTQLIRGFGSSWKSSVESLSQDVMRSFTNFRNGTSIIQGALTQLIQLYHRFHRVLSQPQLRALPARAELINIHHLMVELKKHKPNF; encoded by the exons ATGGCCGCCGCAGCGACCATGGCGGCAGCTGCCCGGGAGCTGGTGTTGCGGGCTGGGACCTTAGatatggaggaggaggagggcccgctg GGGGGTGGTCCTGGGCTTCAGGAGACACTGCAGCTTGGGGAGTTGGATATCACCTCTGATGAGTTCATCCTGGATGAAGTAGATG TTCACATTCAGGCAAATCTGGAGGATGAGTTAGTAAAGGAAGCTCTCAAAACG gGTGTGGATCTACGTCACTACTCAAAGCAGGTTGAACTGGAGCTACAACAGATTGAGCAGAAATCCATTCGGGATT ATATCCAAGAGAGTGAGAACATAGCATCTCTGCACAACCAGATCACAGCCTGTGATGCTGTCCTGGAG CGCATGGAGCAGATGTTAGGAGCTTTTCAGAGTGACCTCAGCTCCATCAGCTCTGAGATCAGGATACTGCAGGAACAGTCAGGAGCCATGAACATTCGACTTCGAAACCGCCAGGCAGTTCGGGGAAAACTTGGGGAACTTGTTGATGGTCTGGTAGTGCCCTCTGCTCTGGTCAC GGCGATTTTAGAGGCTCCAGTGACAGAGCCCAGGTTCCTAGAGCAGCTGCAGGAGCTGGATGCCAAGGCAGCTGCAGTCAGAGAGCAGGAGGCTCGAGGCACTGCAGCCTGTGCAGATGTCAGAGGTGTGCTTGATCGGCTCCGGGTCAAG GCAGTGACAAAGATCCGAGAGTTCATCCTCCAGAAGATTTATTCCTTCAGAAAACCAATGACCAACTATCAGATCCCCCAGACGGCCCTACTGAAGTACAG ATTCTTTTATCAGTTCCTACTGGGCAATGAACGAGCAACAGCAAAGGAAATCAGGGATGAATATGTGGAGACTCTGAGCAAGATCTACCTGTCTTATTACCGCTCTTACCTGGGGCGGCTTATGAAGGTGCAG TATGAGGAAGTTGCTGAGAAAGATGATCTAATGGGTGTGGAAGATACAGCAAAGAAAG GATTCTTCTCGAAGCCATCCCTCCGTAGCAGGAACACCATCTTCACCCTGGGCACCCGTGGCTCTGTCATTTCTCCTACTGAACTTGAGGCTCCCATCCTGGTGCCCCACACAGCCCAGCGGGGAGAGCAGAGG TATCCATTTGAGGCCCTCTTCCGCAGCCAGCACTACGCCCTCCTAGACAATTCCTGCCGTGAATATCTTTTCATCTGTGAATTTTTTGTTGTGTCTGGCCCAGCTGCACACGACCTATTTCATGCTGTCATGGGCCGTACGCTCAGCATGACCCTG AAACACCTGGAGTCCTATCTGGCTGACTGCTATGATGCCATTGCTGTTTTCCTCTGTATCCACATTGTTCTTCGATTCCGCAACATTGCAGCAAAGAGGGATGTTCCTGCCCTGGACAG GTACTGGGAACAGGTGCTTGCCTTATTGTGGCCACGGTTTGAGCTGATACTGGAGATGAATGTCCAGAGTGTCCGAAGCACTGACCCCCAACGCCTTGGGGGGCTGGATACTCGGCCCCACTAT ATCACTCGCCGATATGCAGAGTTTTCCTCAGCTCTTGTCAGCATCAACCAGACAATTCCTAATGAACGGACCATGCAGCTGCTGGGACAGCTCCAG GTGGAGGTAGAGAATTTTGTTCTCCGAGTGGCAGCTGAGTTCTCCTCAAGGAAGGAGCAGCTTGTGTTTCTCATCAACAACTATGACATGATGCTGGGTGTGCTGATG GAGCGGGCTGCAGATGACAGCAAAGAGGTTGAGAGTTTCCAGCAGCTACTCAATGCTCGGACACAG GAATTCATTGAAGAGTTGCTGTCTCCCCCTTTTGGAGGTCTGGTGGCATTTGTAAAGGAGGCTGAGGCTTTGATTGAGCGTGGACAGGCTGAAAGACTTCGAGGTGAAGAAG CCCGGGTAACTCAGCTGATTCGTGGCTTTGGTAGTTCCTGGAAATCATCAGTGGAGTCTCTGAGTCAGGATGTAATGCGCAGTTTCACCAACTTCAGGAATGGAACCAGTATCATTCAG GGAGCCCTGACCCAGCTGATTCAGCTCTATCATCGCTTCCACCGGGTGCTGTCGCAGCCCCAGCTCCGGGCCCTCCCTGCCAGGGCTGAGCTTATCAACATCCACCACCTTATGGTGGAACTCAAGAAGCACAAGCCCAATTTCTGA